Proteins encoded within one genomic window of Paraglaciecola psychrophila 170:
- the lpxB gene encoding lipid-A-disaccharide synthase, whose amino-acid sequence MSEKALKVGIVAGEASGDILAAGLIKQLKKQYPNATFEGIAGPKMQAQGCQSLFDMEELSVMGLVEVLSRIRRLMFVRKTLLNHFLTNPPDVFIGVDAPDFNLGLELKLKNQGIITVQYVSPTVWAWREKRIFKIAKATNLVLSIFPFEKQVYDKHHIPCEYVGHTMADDIAIKPDIQKARLSLKLKENSTVLALLPGSRKREVDTLLDVFIQSCLLLKTDIADLNVLIPVVNRQRKDQVDQYIQTHNPDLSIQVVIGHAREVMIASDAVLLASGTATLEAMLCKKNMVTAYKLSGITYQMMKWLYKAKYFALPNVLADEKLIPELLQNDVTPQRISELLLPMLTLQGGDEQQVLITKFEALHESLKKDADVQSAAAVANLIEQQP is encoded by the coding sequence ATGAGCGAGAAAGCACTCAAAGTAGGCATTGTTGCCGGCGAAGCGTCAGGTGATATTCTGGCTGCGGGCCTAATAAAACAACTTAAGAAACAATATCCCAATGCAACTTTTGAAGGCATAGCCGGACCAAAGATGCAGGCTCAAGGCTGTCAAAGTCTATTTGATATGGAGGAGTTGTCAGTAATGGGATTGGTTGAGGTCTTATCGCGTATTCGCAGACTGATGTTTGTTCGCAAAACGTTGTTAAATCACTTTCTCACTAATCCACCCGATGTCTTTATTGGCGTTGATGCACCCGATTTTAATTTAGGCCTAGAATTAAAGCTCAAAAACCAGGGTATTATAACTGTACAATATGTCAGCCCTACCGTTTGGGCATGGCGCGAAAAACGAATTTTTAAGATAGCTAAAGCCACCAACTTAGTATTGAGTATTTTCCCCTTTGAAAAGCAAGTGTATGACAAGCATCATATCCCTTGTGAATATGTTGGTCACACCATGGCTGATGACATTGCTATTAAGCCCGATATACAAAAAGCTCGTCTTTCTTTAAAACTTAAAGAAAATTCAACGGTTCTAGCTCTGTTACCCGGCAGTAGAAAGCGCGAAGTCGACACATTACTGGATGTTTTTATCCAATCCTGTTTGTTATTAAAGACGGATATAGCGGACTTAAACGTATTAATACCTGTGGTTAATCGGCAGCGAAAAGACCAAGTAGACCAGTACATTCAGACCCACAATCCTGATTTGTCGATACAGGTTGTAATAGGCCATGCTAGAGAAGTCATGATTGCCTCAGATGCAGTATTACTCGCTTCTGGTACGGCGACTCTTGAAGCGATGTTATGTAAGAAAAACATGGTCACAGCCTATAAACTTAGCGGCATAACGTATCAAATGATGAAGTGGTTATATAAGGCTAAATATTTTGCTCTACCCAATGTTTTAGCCGATGAAAAGTTAATTCCAGAGTTGTTGCAAAACGACGTGACACCACAGAGAATAAGTGAGTTATTACTACCTATGTTGACCTTGCAAGGTGGTGACGAGCAACAAGTACTTATAACAAAATTTGAAGCTTTACATGAATCACTTAAAAAAGACGCAGACGTGCAATCTGCCGCTGCTGTGGCTAACTTGATTGAGCAACAGCCATGA
- the dnaE gene encoding DNA polymerase III subunit alpha: MTQQLQATPVNFVHLRVHSDYSMLDGLNKVKPLIAHVKELGMPAVAITDQMNMCGLVKFYSQAHANGIKPIIGVDFWVQSDELVGTLFRLTLLAMDNKGYKNITLLVSKAYLRGSVKDRAVIDKDWLVEHSQGVIIISGGKAGDLGMLLTKGNMDIAHNVTQFYQHHFPNRFYLELTRTGRDGEEDYIHSAVNWAQQYDLPVVATNEVCFVDRQYFDAHEIRVAIHDGFTLNDPRRPKEYSEQQYLRTSEEMSELFADIPEAVQNTVEIAKRCNVTVQLGTYFLPDFPTDGMDIKDFLVKVSKEGLERRLAFLFPDEQVRLEKRPEYDERLDIELVVINQMGFPGYFLIVMEFIQWSKDNNIPVGPGRGSGAGSLVAYALDITDLDPLEYDLLFERFLNPERVSMPDFDVDFCMDRRDEVIDHVAEMYGRDAVSQIITFGTMAAKAVVRDVGRVLGHPYGFVDRISKLIPPTPGMTLEKAFLEEPRLPELYSQDEDVKELIDMCRILEGCTRNAGKHAGGVVIAPTLITDFAPLYCDDEGKNPVTQFDKNDVETAGLVKFDFLGLRTLTIIQWATDMIKEGKGIDVDIAAIPLVDAKCFRVLQNAETTAVFQLESRGMKELIKRLKPDSFEDIIALVALFRPGPLQSGMVENFIDRKHGREEVSYPDAEYQHECLKEILQPTYGIILYQEQVMQIAQVMSGYSLGGADLLRRAMGKKNLEEMEKQRESFETGAKENGIDPTLAIKIFDLVEKFAGYGFNKSHSAAYALVSYQTLWLKTHYPAEFMAAVMSADMDNSDKIVTLVDECNRMGLTILPPDVNAGSRKFTVDEEGRVVYGIGAIKGVGEGPIEAIIEAREETGKFSDLFDFCAKVDLKRINKRILEKLVLAGALDNLGPHRASLMSSLPDALAAAGQHAKNKTSGQSDMFGLLTTETEQVQQAFAEVPHWPEKVWLDGEKTTLGLYLTGHPINQYLSEIKHYAPCRLVDLKPTNRDQIAYAVGLVLGVRVMTNKRGRRWALVTLDDKSARIDVRFFPDMLEQFEELLQADKILVISGQVSFDEFSGGNTISARDVMDLVQAREKNAKGLQVHLESSWCNPSTLAKMQTILQPYQGGSCPVQIHYVHPDVKVDLTLGAQWYVSPQDELIYDLQQLLGKPQVDLEFH, from the coding sequence ATGACACAACAATTACAAGCCACCCCCGTCAATTTTGTACATCTACGTGTGCATAGCGATTACTCCATGTTGGATGGGTTAAACAAGGTTAAACCGCTTATCGCCCATGTCAAAGAACTGGGTATGCCTGCCGTTGCTATCACCGACCAAATGAACATGTGTGGGTTGGTTAAATTTTATAGCCAAGCTCATGCTAACGGTATCAAACCTATTATTGGCGTGGATTTTTGGGTGCAAAGCGACGAGTTAGTAGGCACTTTGTTTCGTCTAACGTTATTAGCTATGGACAACAAAGGCTACAAAAACATTACACTGTTAGTCTCCAAAGCGTATTTACGCGGCAGTGTTAAAGACCGGGCAGTTATTGACAAAGATTGGTTAGTAGAGCACAGCCAAGGCGTGATTATAATATCAGGGGGCAAAGCAGGCGATTTAGGTATGTTGCTGACTAAGGGCAATATGGATATTGCACATAATGTGACTCAATTCTATCAACACCACTTCCCTAACCGGTTTTATTTGGAATTAACCCGCACCGGTAGGGACGGAGAAGAAGACTATATTCATAGTGCTGTAAATTGGGCGCAGCAATATGATTTGCCTGTGGTTGCTACAAACGAAGTCTGTTTTGTGGATAGACAATATTTTGATGCCCACGAAATTCGTGTGGCTATCCATGATGGTTTCACTTTAAACGATCCTCGCAGACCTAAGGAATACTCCGAACAGCAATATTTACGTACCTCTGAAGAAATGTCAGAGCTATTTGCTGATATTCCAGAAGCCGTTCAAAATACAGTAGAAATTGCCAAACGTTGTAATGTCACAGTTCAACTTGGCACCTACTTTTTGCCTGATTTCCCGACTGATGGAATGGATATCAAAGACTTTTTAGTCAAGGTCTCCAAAGAAGGTCTTGAAAGACGTCTGGCATTTTTGTTTCCTGATGAGCAAGTGCGTTTAGAAAAACGCCCTGAGTATGATGAACGCTTAGACATTGAACTTGTGGTTATCAACCAAATGGGTTTTCCCGGTTATTTCTTGATCGTGATGGAGTTTATTCAATGGAGTAAGGACAATAATATTCCTGTTGGCCCCGGTCGAGGGTCAGGTGCTGGCTCATTAGTGGCATATGCACTGGATATCACCGACCTCGATCCACTTGAATATGACTTGTTATTCGAACGTTTCTTAAACCCTGAACGGGTATCTATGCCTGATTTCGATGTCGATTTTTGTATGGACAGACGTGATGAGGTAATTGATCACGTGGCCGAAATGTATGGCCGCGATGCCGTATCACAAATCATTACTTTCGGTACTATGGCGGCAAAAGCCGTAGTGCGCGATGTGGGCCGTGTGTTGGGGCACCCTTATGGTTTTGTTGATAGGATCTCTAAACTTATCCCACCCACTCCGGGTATGACGTTAGAAAAAGCTTTTCTTGAAGAGCCGCGCTTACCTGAGTTATACAGCCAAGACGAAGATGTCAAAGAGCTGATCGACATGTGTCGTATTCTGGAAGGTTGCACGCGTAACGCAGGTAAACATGCCGGTGGCGTAGTGATTGCCCCCACATTGATTACCGATTTTGCACCACTTTACTGTGATGATGAAGGTAAAAACCCAGTTACTCAGTTCGATAAAAACGATGTTGAGACTGCAGGGCTGGTTAAGTTTGATTTCTTGGGATTACGTACCCTGACCATTATTCAGTGGGCGACTGATATGATCAAAGAGGGCAAAGGCATTGATGTCGATATCGCTGCCATCCCTCTGGTCGATGCAAAATGTTTTAGGGTACTGCAAAATGCAGAAACCACAGCGGTATTCCAGCTTGAATCCCGTGGTATGAAAGAGTTGATTAAACGCCTTAAACCAGATTCATTTGAAGATATCATTGCACTTGTGGCACTGTTCAGGCCTGGTCCATTACAATCCGGCATGGTTGAAAACTTTATCGATCGTAAGCATGGCCGTGAAGAAGTTTCTTACCCTGATGCAGAATATCAACACGAATGTTTAAAAGAAATCTTACAACCAACCTACGGCATTATCCTGTATCAAGAGCAGGTCATGCAGATTGCTCAGGTCATGTCGGGTTATAGCTTGGGTGGCGCAGATTTATTACGCCGTGCTATGGGTAAGAAAAACCTAGAGGAAATGGAGAAACAGCGCGAGTCATTCGAGACTGGAGCCAAAGAAAACGGCATTGATCCTACTCTAGCGATTAAAATATTTGACCTAGTTGAAAAGTTTGCTGGATATGGTTTTAACAAATCCCACTCCGCAGCTTACGCCTTAGTGTCTTACCAAACGTTATGGCTTAAAACTCATTATCCTGCTGAGTTTATGGCTGCTGTTATGTCAGCGGATATGGATAACTCAGACAAAATTGTGACCCTGGTTGATGAATGTAACCGCATGGGATTGACCATATTACCACCCGATGTTAATGCCGGTAGCCGTAAGTTTACGGTGGATGAAGAAGGGCGCGTTGTTTACGGCATAGGTGCAATAAAAGGCGTAGGTGAAGGCCCTATCGAAGCGATTATCGAAGCGCGGGAAGAGACCGGAAAATTCAGTGACTTATTTGATTTTTGTGCCAAAGTCGACCTTAAACGCATTAATAAGCGCATCTTAGAAAAATTAGTCTTGGCAGGAGCATTAGATAATTTAGGCCCGCATCGTGCGTCATTAATGTCTTCTTTACCCGACGCATTGGCCGCAGCCGGTCAACATGCTAAGAATAAAACATCGGGGCAATCAGATATGTTTGGTTTGCTGACCACCGAGACTGAGCAAGTACAACAAGCCTTTGCTGAAGTACCTCATTGGCCAGAAAAAGTCTGGTTAGATGGTGAGAAAACTACGTTAGGACTATATCTAACCGGTCATCCAATTAATCAGTACCTGAGTGAAATCAAACATTATGCGCCTTGTCGTTTAGTTGACCTAAAGCCAACTAACAGAGACCAAATCGCGTACGCTGTAGGTTTAGTCTTGGGTGTTAGGGTGATGACCAATAAACGTGGTCGTCGTTGGGCACTAGTGACATTAGATGATAAAAGCGCCAGAATTGATGTTAGGTTTTTCCCTGATATGCTTGAACAGTTCGAAGAATTGCTGCAAGCAGACAAAATATTGGTAATAAGTGGACAGGTCAGCTTTGATGAATTCTCTGGTGGCAATACAATATCAGCACGTGACGTTATGGACTTAGTCCAAGCCCGTGAGAAAAATGCCAAAGGTTTGCAAGTGCATTTAGAATCAAGCTGGTGTAATCCATCAACTCTAGCTAAAATGCAAACCATTTTGCAACCTTATCAAGGTGGCAGTTGTCCGGTTCAGATACATTATGTACATCCAGACGTAAAAGTAGATTTAACCTTGGGCGCGCAGTGGTATGTTTCTCCCCAAGATGAGTTAATATATGACTTACAACAGCTATTGGGTAAACCTCAGGTTGACTTGGAATTTCACTAA
- the accA gene encoding acetyl-CoA carboxylase carboxyl transferase subunit alpha, giving the protein MSVNFLEFEKPIAELEAKIEELRLVNQGGEFDLNIEEEITKLREKSAELSRKIFANLGAWQVSQIARHPMRPYTYDYIERICTEFDELAGDRAFADDKAIVGGLAKIDGQPVLIIGHQKGRDTKEKIKRNFGMPKPEGYRKALRLMEMAERFNLPILTFIDTPGAYPGVGAEERGQSEAIARNLKVMSGLKVPIICTVIGEGGSGGALAIGVGDRVNMLQYSTYSVISPEGCASILWKSAEKAPQAAEAMGVSAGQIKELGLINQIVSEPLGGAHRDYDSMAANLKATLKQQLAQLGSLSTEELLSQRYERLMSFGYC; this is encoded by the coding sequence ATGAGTGTAAATTTTTTAGAATTCGAAAAACCTATCGCAGAATTAGAAGCGAAGATTGAAGAGTTAAGGCTGGTCAATCAAGGGGGAGAATTCGATCTCAATATCGAAGAAGAGATCACTAAACTTCGAGAAAAAAGTGCCGAATTAAGTCGCAAAATATTTGCAAACTTAGGCGCATGGCAGGTATCTCAAATAGCGCGGCATCCAATGCGTCCTTATACCTATGACTATATTGAGCGCATATGTACTGAGTTTGATGAACTTGCTGGTGATCGTGCCTTTGCGGACGACAAGGCCATAGTGGGCGGCTTAGCTAAAATTGATGGGCAGCCAGTGTTGATTATTGGTCATCAAAAAGGCCGCGATACCAAAGAAAAAATTAAGCGTAACTTTGGCATGCCTAAACCAGAAGGTTATCGCAAAGCGTTACGTTTGATGGAAATGGCTGAACGTTTCAATTTACCTATTCTTACTTTTATTGATACTCCCGGTGCTTATCCAGGTGTTGGCGCAGAAGAGCGTGGTCAAAGTGAAGCTATCGCCCGTAACTTAAAAGTCATGTCAGGCTTAAAAGTGCCTATTATCTGTACTGTGATTGGCGAAGGTGGTTCTGGTGGCGCATTGGCCATCGGTGTCGGCGACCGTGTAAACATGTTGCAATACAGCACCTACTCGGTTATTTCACCAGAAGGTTGTGCCTCTATTTTGTGGAAAAGTGCTGAAAAAGCACCACAAGCTGCTGAAGCTATGGGGGTTAGTGCGGGCCAAATTAAAGAGTTAGGATTGATTAATCAGATTGTGAGTGAACCATTAGGTGGCGCTCATAGAGATTATGACAGTATGGCCGCCAATCTAAAGGCTACCCTTAAACAGCAACTCGCTCAGCTTGGTAGTTTGTCGACCGAAGAGTTATTATCTCAACGTTATGAACGACTAATGTCTTTTGGTTATTGTTAA
- the lpxA gene encoding acyl-ACP--UDP-N-acetylglucosamine O-acyltransferase has translation MIHSTAIIHPTVKLGKNVSVGAFCLIDADVSIGDNTVLESHVVVKGKTSIGQGNHIYQFASVGEDCQDKKYAGEPTELIIGDNNIIRESVTVHRGTIQDEGVTRIGSNNLLMCFVHVAHDCAIGDNSILATGATLAGHVHIGDWVIMGGLTAAHQFCHIGDHSFIGGGAIILADVPPYIMLGNDGTPRGINSEGLKRRGFSSETIMQIKRGYKILYRNSNRATEAVEKLLELAGDVQEVKLMADFVSHSARGIVR, from the coding sequence GTGATCCATTCTACTGCCATTATCCATCCCACTGTTAAACTGGGTAAGAATGTTTCAGTTGGTGCATTTTGCCTAATTGACGCAGATGTCAGCATAGGCGATAACACGGTGCTTGAATCTCATGTGGTAGTGAAAGGCAAAACCAGCATCGGTCAAGGTAATCATATTTATCAGTTTGCCTCTGTTGGCGAAGATTGTCAGGATAAAAAATATGCTGGTGAGCCTACTGAACTCATTATTGGTGACAACAATATTATCCGTGAGTCGGTAACTGTTCACCGAGGCACTATTCAGGATGAAGGCGTTACTAGGATCGGTTCTAATAATTTACTGATGTGTTTTGTACATGTAGCCCATGATTGTGCTATTGGCGATAATAGCATATTAGCAACTGGCGCAACGCTTGCAGGGCATGTTCACATTGGTGATTGGGTTATTATGGGCGGTTTGACTGCAGCTCACCAATTTTGTCACATTGGTGACCATAGCTTTATTGGTGGTGGAGCCATTATTTTGGCTGATGTACCGCCTTATATTATGTTAGGGAACGACGGTACACCTCGCGGTATTAATTCCGAAGGATTAAAACGTCGTGGTTTTTCTAGTGAAACCATTATGCAAATCAAACGTGGTTATAAAATTTTGTATCGTAATAGTAATCGAGCTACAGAAGCAGTTGAAAAATTGTTGGAATTGGCTGGCGATGTTCAAGAAGTTAAACTTATGGCTGATTTTGTAAGTCACTCTGCTCGAGGCATAGTTCGCTAA
- the fabZ gene encoding 3-hydroxyacyl-ACP dehydratase FabZ yields the protein MANNVNTLEIEDIMALLPHRYPFLLVDRVTDYTLNESISAYKNITFNEPCFTGHFPGKPIFPGVMILEALAQAAGVLGFKTAGNSDDLYLYAGIDKARFKMPVVPGDRMDMEVRLIKERRGIWKFHGVASVDGKAACEAEFMCAMRRM from the coding sequence TTGGCCAATAATGTAAACACTCTAGAAATAGAAGATATCATGGCGTTGCTTCCCCATCGTTATCCTTTCTTGTTAGTAGATAGAGTGACAGATTACACTCTCAATGAGTCTATATCCGCTTATAAAAACATCACTTTTAACGAACCTTGCTTTACTGGGCATTTTCCAGGCAAACCAATTTTCCCAGGCGTTATGATCTTAGAAGCATTAGCACAGGCTGCTGGTGTCTTAGGTTTTAAGACGGCGGGTAACTCTGACGATCTATATCTATATGCCGGTATCGACAAGGCCCGTTTCAAAATGCCGGTTGTGCCGGGCGATCGCATGGATATGGAAGTAAGGTTAATTAAAGAACGTCGCGGAATTTGGAAGTTTCATGGTGTGGCTAGCGTTGATGGTAAAGCTGCATGTGAAGCCGAATTTATGTGTGCCATGAGGAGAATGTAA
- the tilS gene encoding tRNA lysidine(34) synthetase TilS — MSVLNTLREQLRCEPLLSATHIVVAYSGGVDSHVLLHALQLAREHAKLDFQLSAIHIHHGLSQHADQWQAHCQQVCSQLDIAFQTANVSVVALRRQSLEAQAREARYSKLVELAPVNSQVILAQHQDDQLETFLLQLKRGAGPKGLSAMNREWVVNYRLQPDKRVGFYRPLLDTTQQAILDYAQQHNLKWCEDESNQNTDFERNFLRHDVLPILQHRWPEISRSVARSAALCAQQQGLLDEICYNKLKSIQASANSLYLTELKPLSSSWLHQLVRYWLSELGIQSPSLTVLNQLRPEVLDAAEDATPILQWNGWQFRRFDQQLFVIRASLQKATLNKIWQGENTVSLPNNMGDLTFIQAASSQADSPQDDDMSQLTVNPNLGPISFRFGGYSARFKPAVSSHSKPIKQWFKQWKVAPWLRDSVLLVIQNEQVLAVLLDGSWQCAKALDSNLKNDSILQIVHVRVEGSKA; from the coding sequence ATGTCAGTTTTAAACACTCTAAGAGAACAACTTCGCTGTGAGCCGCTTTTGTCGGCGACTCATATCGTTGTTGCTTACAGTGGAGGTGTGGATTCCCATGTTTTGTTACATGCGCTTCAGCTTGCAAGAGAGCACGCTAAACTTGATTTTCAACTCAGTGCTATTCATATCCATCACGGTTTAAGCCAACATGCAGACCAGTGGCAAGCACATTGTCAGCAAGTGTGTTCGCAGTTAGACATAGCGTTTCAAACTGCGAATGTATCCGTTGTAGCACTACGAAGACAAAGCCTTGAAGCACAAGCAAGAGAAGCGCGCTACAGCAAATTAGTTGAATTAGCGCCAGTTAACAGTCAAGTGATACTTGCACAACATCAAGACGACCAACTTGAAACATTTTTATTACAGTTAAAGCGTGGTGCAGGGCCTAAAGGTCTGTCAGCGATGAACCGTGAGTGGGTTGTAAATTACCGATTACAACCAGACAAACGGGTTGGGTTTTATCGACCACTACTAGATACCACCCAACAGGCTATTTTGGACTATGCACAGCAACATAATTTGAAATGGTGCGAAGACGAGTCGAATCAAAACACTGATTTTGAGCGCAATTTCTTACGACATGATGTGCTACCTATCTTACAACATCGTTGGCCTGAAATTTCACGTTCTGTGGCTCGAAGTGCAGCGTTATGTGCCCAGCAACAAGGTTTGTTGGATGAAATTTGTTATAACAAGCTCAAATCTATACAAGCTTCTGCTAATAGTTTATATCTCACCGAGCTTAAGCCGTTAAGCTCGTCGTGGTTACATCAGCTGGTACGTTATTGGTTGTCTGAGTTAGGTATTCAAAGCCCATCTTTAACAGTATTAAATCAACTTAGGCCAGAGGTGCTTGATGCCGCAGAAGACGCTACACCTATTTTGCAATGGAATGGCTGGCAGTTTAGACGCTTTGATCAACAGTTATTTGTAATAAGAGCCAGTCTACAAAAAGCCACTTTAAATAAAATTTGGCAGGGTGAAAACACTGTTTCGCTACCCAATAATATGGGGGACTTAACCTTTATCCAAGCTGCAAGCTCACAAGCTGATAGCCCTCAAGATGACGATATGTCACAGCTAACAGTTAATCCAAACTTGGGACCTATTTCGTTTCGTTTCGGTGGATACTCTGCGAGGTTTAAGCCTGCGGTTAGCAGTCACTCAAAACCCATTAAACAATGGTTTAAACAATGGAAAGTGGCACCATGGTTACGTGATTCTGTTCTGCTAGTGATTCAGAATGAGCAAGTGTTAGCAGTACTGCTCGATGGCAGTTGGCAATGCGCTAAGGCACTTGACAGCAATCTTAAAAATGATTCGATATTGCAAATAGTGCATGTCAGAGTTGAGGGTTCAAAGGCTTAA
- the rnhB gene encoding ribonuclease HII: MIQLIAGVDEVGRGPLVGDVVTAAVILDPQYTIVGLADSKKLSEKKRDVLAAEIKQYALAWSIGRASPQEIDQLNILQATMLAMTRAVQGLAIQPTHVMVDGNRCPKWDYSSEAIVKGDGLIAAISAASIIAKVTRDKEMLVLDQQHPEYGFAKHKGYPTPFHLAKLAEFGPLPQYRMSFKPVQQSLAMRDGQLAGS, encoded by the coding sequence ATGATTCAGTTGATTGCAGGCGTTGATGAAGTCGGACGAGGACCTTTAGTCGGTGACGTGGTCACTGCTGCAGTTATCCTAGATCCCCAATATACAATTGTTGGATTAGCCGATTCAAAAAAACTATCTGAAAAAAAACGTGATGTTTTAGCTGCTGAAATTAAGCAATATGCCTTAGCTTGGTCAATAGGCCGAGCCAGTCCCCAAGAAATTGACCAGCTTAATATCTTACAAGCCACTATGCTTGCCATGACTAGAGCGGTACAAGGATTAGCAATTCAACCGACTCATGTGATGGTTGATGGCAACCGTTGTCCAAAGTGGGATTACTCTAGTGAGGCCATTGTTAAAGGTGATGGTTTAATTGCAGCAATATCAGCGGCTTCGATTATTGCAAAAGTAACACGTGATAAAGAAATGTTAGTGCTGGATCAACAACACCCAGAATATGGTTTTGCTAAACATAAAGGTTATCCCACGCCATTTCATTTGGCTAAGCTCGCTGAGTTTGGACCACTGCCTCAATATCGCATGAGTTTTAAGCCAGTGCAGCAATCTCTTGCTATGCGCGATGGCCAGTTAGCAGGTTCTTAA
- a CDS encoding DUF6445 family protein: MYYSLVVIDDFLDAVDALRAKALSAVYPMPEEQTYFPGRNAQEAVFVDGLDPLISEIVGEKLVAATGNSHGKFRMALAGEQGKGGVHIDQCYWSGILYLSKDEDCVGGTDFYRNKETKSDTAPLNKEQLKNMGFNNHQEFWDDLKANGQDVEQWQLTSHIPMKYNRLVLFRPWLFHNAGPGFGDSVENGRIIYPLFYNNQ, from the coding sequence TGTTGTTATTGATGACTTTTTAGATGCTGTTGATGCCCTCAGAGCGAAAGCTCTGTCGGCAGTTTATCCTATGCCTGAGGAGCAAACTTATTTTCCAGGTAGAAATGCTCAAGAAGCGGTTTTTGTTGACGGGCTCGACCCATTAATTAGCGAAATAGTAGGTGAAAAATTAGTTGCCGCAACAGGTAATAGTCATGGTAAGTTTCGTATGGCACTTGCAGGTGAGCAAGGTAAAGGTGGGGTCCACATTGACCAATGTTACTGGTCGGGGATCCTGTATCTGTCTAAAGATGAAGACTGCGTCGGAGGCACTGACTTTTACCGTAATAAAGAAACTAAAAGTGATACCGCTCCTCTTAATAAAGAGCAATTAAAAAATATGGGGTTTAACAATCATCAAGAATTCTGGGATGATTTAAAGGCTAATGGACAAGACGTTGAACAATGGCAATTAACCTCTCATATTCCTATGAAATATAATCGATTAGTGTTGTTTCGTCCTTGGCTTTTTCACAATGCTGGACCTGGATTTGGAGATTCCGTTGAAAACGGTAGGATTATTTACCCGTTATTTTATAACAACCAGTAG